A window of Verrucomicrobiia bacterium contains these coding sequences:
- a CDS encoding protease pro-enzyme activation domain-containing protein: MPGWRSASGAVLVAASLAVFASGGPERQVLPGHVPPAVSRLKVQRALAGQERLQLALGLPLRDKAGLTNFLRDLYNPVSPRYGQFLTAEQFTERFGPSLPDYQRVIEFARTNGFSVMATHPNRLVLDVTAPVADIEKAFGIRLNVYQHPSEARTFYAPDANPSVPVSVPILDVSGLDNFVLPHPMDLKPAPLDQVVSNATGSGPGGDFLGRDFRAAYAPGVSLTGVGQVIGLFQFGPYFSNDIPVYEQATGLPITIIVTNVLLDGFTGVPAPGADDGEEALDIEMAMSMAPGAVIVVYEGNSAYDIFNRMATDNLAKQMSCSWGFSPPPSGMDNIFLEFAAQGQTLFVASGDGGAYNSSQTIFSPADDPNITSVGGTSLTTSGAGGPWQSESAWGGSGGGWSAAYAIPTWQQGLNMSANHGSTTRRNLPDVAMLAEPMIYFVFKNGQSGTVGGTSAASPLWGGFMALVNQQAAANGKPPLGFLNPVIYSLGRSAGYAASFHDITAGQNTNAGSPTNYYAVAGYDLCTGWGTPNGANFINALAGPNDPLQITPGIGFVAATPYGSPFRPVSLDLSLTNTGTASLDWSLGNTSVWLNASSPGGTIPAGGPASVVTVTLKTATATNMVAGNYYANVWFTNLSSGIVQSRLFTLVVSSANWPLMMTGFNAGIIVPNNATPANPQATGFDIANGYCFYQAGLNTNSSVASGSGGQGFPQSGSFTSLLDNMTVFQFGPYGATNALMLGYTYPNSGTLALANPQSFNSLAILAASANANSSSLGALVVHFTDGTSSQSFNLNAQDWYNATGNVALEGFGRLKLGTNPFSTENPGAYNPSLYQTTVNLAALGLNQPVASITFTKPTGGTTLDTAVLAVSGAIMPAEVNITQQPQSITNTVASQGVTFAVTAMGEAALAYQWYFSPSGYPGTYATMSGQNSASLALNPVLTTNNAGSYYAVVTNSYNAVASAVATLTIFRAPVITRQPAPANLALFAGQTLRLTVAANAAQPLAYSWNFNGTAIAGANSASYALTPVQTINSGIYSVVLTNAFGAVTSSPVSLVVQAAPTYPLAQAVLADHPIAYWPLDELSGAVAHDYVGGKNGVYSRVLLNQPGDNLIDTRPAARFGGLSSYNSCVTNIPIDFATSANAAFSVEAWVNGGAQNNDNGLVTKGTGAGGEQFNLDCGAANHGFRFFVRDAGGGAHLANGSAIPNNKWRHLVGVCDEINAKVILYVDGVSNASGTITAGSGLLASVNPASIGSRQSGAATAYDLQFVGTMEEVAVYNYALSATRVQAHFKAATNRPPVWSVNPFSQPALDAGQGISGTVSTNASDPNGDAITFAKANGPGWLSVAANGTLSGTPLSADIGTNVFLVSATDPGGLSSTATLDIAVNPGPPINAAFSLETTNLLLSWNGGIGPYSIQMATNLDNPNWQTILTMFSATNLVLTPSNAAGFYRIIGQ; encoded by the coding sequence ATGCCCGGTTGGAGAAGCGCATCTGGCGCTGTTCTGGTTGCGGCAAGCCTCGCGGTTTTTGCCTCTGGCGGCCCGGAACGGCAGGTGCTGCCCGGGCATGTGCCGCCGGCGGTATCGAGGCTCAAGGTCCAGCGGGCATTGGCTGGCCAGGAGCGATTACAATTGGCTCTTGGTTTGCCACTGCGGGACAAAGCGGGCCTTACCAATTTCCTTCGAGACCTTTACAATCCAGTCAGCCCGCGTTATGGCCAATTCCTGACTGCCGAGCAGTTTACAGAGCGTTTTGGCCCGTCTTTGCCGGATTACCAAAGGGTCATCGAGTTCGCCAGGACCAATGGGTTCAGCGTGATGGCCACGCATCCCAATCGGCTCGTGCTCGATGTCACAGCGCCGGTGGCCGATATCGAGAAGGCTTTCGGAATCCGGCTCAATGTTTACCAGCACCCCAGTGAAGCGCGGACCTTTTATGCGCCGGACGCGAACCCTTCGGTGCCGGTTAGCGTGCCGATCCTCGATGTGAGCGGGCTGGATAATTTCGTTCTGCCCCATCCGATGGACCTCAAACCAGCGCCGTTGGACCAGGTTGTCTCGAACGCCACAGGGTCAGGGCCTGGCGGCGATTTCCTGGGAAGAGATTTCCGCGCCGCCTACGCCCCGGGCGTTTCACTCACTGGCGTGGGGCAGGTCATTGGCCTGTTTCAATTCGGGCCGTACTTTTCAAATGACATCCCTGTATATGAGCAAGCAACCGGCCTGCCCATCACGATCATCGTGACGAATGTCCTGCTGGACGGCTTTACCGGCGTCCCTGCGCCTGGGGCCGATGACGGGGAGGAAGCCCTCGATATTGAGATGGCGATGAGCATGGCCCCCGGGGCGGTGATTGTCGTCTATGAAGGCAACAGCGCGTACGACATTTTTAACCGGATGGCCACCGACAACCTCGCCAAACAGATGAGCTGTTCCTGGGGATTCAGCCCTCCGCCCTCTGGAATGGACAATATCTTTCTGGAGTTCGCCGCCCAGGGCCAAACCTTGTTCGTGGCCTCGGGTGACGGTGGCGCGTATAATTCTTCCCAAACCATTTTCTCTCCGGCCGACGATCCGAACATCACCTCGGTGGGAGGCACTTCGCTGACAACCAGCGGGGCGGGAGGTCCATGGCAATCGGAGAGCGCCTGGGGCGGCAGCGGCGGCGGTTGGAGCGCGGCTTACGCGATTCCAACCTGGCAGCAGGGGCTCAATATGAGCGCCAACCACGGCTCGACTACCCGGCGCAACCTGCCCGATGTGGCCATGCTGGCTGAACCGATGATATATTTTGTCTTTAAAAACGGCCAGAGCGGGACCGTGGGCGGCACCAGCGCCGCTTCGCCATTGTGGGGCGGTTTCATGGCCCTGGTTAATCAGCAGGCGGCGGCCAATGGGAAACCGCCTCTCGGTTTTTTAAACCCGGTCATTTATTCGCTCGGCCGGAGCGCCGGTTATGCCGCGAGCTTCCACGACATCACTGCCGGTCAGAACACCAATGCCGGAAGCCCGACGAATTATTATGCCGTTGCGGGCTACGATCTTTGCACCGGCTGGGGGACTCCCAATGGAGCCAACTTCATTAATGCCCTGGCGGGCCCCAACGATCCGCTGCAGATTACGCCCGGCATCGGGTTTGTCGCCGCCACGCCTTATGGCAGCCCATTCCGCCCGGTGAGCTTGGACCTGTCTCTAACCAATACCGGAACGGCCTCGTTGGATTGGTCACTTGGCAATACCTCCGTTTGGCTCAATGCCTCTTCACCAGGCGGCACGATTCCGGCAGGCGGGCCCGCGAGCGTGGTGACAGTGACCCTGAAGACGGCAACGGCAACCAACATGGTGGCCGGCAATTACTACGCCAACGTCTGGTTCACCAATCTTTCAAGCGGGATTGTGCAAAGCCGCTTGTTCACGCTGGTGGTGTCCTCGGCGAACTGGCCGCTCATGATGACCGGTTTTAATGCCGGTATCATCGTTCCAAATAACGCGACGCCGGCCAATCCCCAGGCCACTGGATTTGATATCGCAAACGGCTATTGTTTTTATCAAGCAGGCCTCAACACAAATTCCAGCGTTGCCAGCGGCAGCGGGGGGCAGGGTTTCCCCCAAAGCGGTTCATTTACGAGTCTGCTTGATAACATGACCGTCTTCCAGTTCGGCCCATACGGCGCTACAAACGCCCTGATGCTCGGTTACACTTACCCGAACTCCGGAACGCTTGCGCTGGCCAATCCGCAGTCCTTTAACTCACTGGCGATTCTTGCCGCGTCGGCTAATGCGAATTCAAGCAGCCTGGGCGCGTTGGTGGTTCATTTCACTGATGGCACTTCAAGCCAGTCCTTTAATCTCAACGCGCAGGATTGGTACAATGCCACTGGCAATGTCGCCCTCGAGGGTTTTGGCCGCCTCAAGCTCGGGACGAATCCCTTTTCGACCGAGAACCCAGGCGCCTACAATCCGAGCCTGTATCAGACGACAGTCAACCTCGCGGCGCTGGGACTCAACCAACCGGTCGCCTCCATCACATTCACCAAACCGACGGGTGGGACCACTTTGGACACAGCAGTGCTGGCGGTCAGCGGGGCCATCATGCCGGCCGAGGTCAACATCACCCAGCAGCCGCAATCGATAACCAACACCGTGGCCTCGCAAGGCGTGACGTTCGCTGTGACAGCCATGGGCGAGGCAGCATTGGCTTATCAGTGGTACTTCAGCCCCAGTGGATACCCGGGTACGTACGCAACGATGAGTGGTCAGAACAGTGCCAGCCTGGCGCTCAATCCCGTCCTGACTACCAATAATGCCGGCAGCTACTACGCGGTGGTCACCAACAGCTATAACGCTGTGGCCAGTGCCGTCGCGACGCTCACCATCTTCAGAGCGCCGGTGATTACCCGGCAGCCTGCGCCCGCCAATCTGGCGTTATTTGCCGGTCAAACTCTTCGGCTCACTGTGGCGGCCAATGCCGCACAACCGCTCGCGTATTCCTGGAATTTCAACGGAACGGCAATTGCCGGCGCAAACTCGGCCAGCTATGCACTCACGCCCGTCCAAACTATCAATTCAGGGATTTACAGCGTTGTGCTGACGAATGCCTTCGGCGCAGTAACCAGCAGTCCGGTGTCTCTGGTTGTTCAGGCTGCGCCAACTTATCCCTTGGCCCAGGCTGTGCTGGCAGACCACCCGATTGCTTATTGGCCTCTGGATGAACTCAGCGGAGCGGTGGCCCACGATTATGTCGGCGGAAAGAATGGCGTCTATAGCCGGGTCCTGCTCAACCAGCCTGGGGATAATTTGATCGATACGCGCCCCGCCGCGCGATTCGGCGGACTATCTTCGTACAACAGTTGCGTCACAAACATCCCCATCGATTTCGCGACTTCGGCCAACGCCGCGTTCTCAGTCGAGGCCTGGGTCAACGGGGGGGCTCAGAATAACGACAACGGGCTGGTCACTAAAGGCACAGGGGCCGGAGGCGAACAGTTCAACCTGGACTGCGGCGCAGCCAATCATGGTTTCCGGTTTTTTGTACGAGATGCCGGGGGCGGTGCGCATCTGGCCAACGGCTCGGCTATCCCCAATAACAAATGGCGCCACCTGGTGGGCGTGTGCGACGAAATCAACGCAAAAGTCATTCTTTATGTGGATGGCGTCTCGAACGCCAGCGGCACAATCACCGCCGGCAGCGGCTTGCTCGCCTCGGTCAATCCAGCCAGCATCGGTTCCCGGCAATCCGGAGCGGCAACGGCTTATGACCTGCAGTTTGTGGGGACGATGGAAGAAGTAGCGGTTTACAATTACGCCCTGAGCGCGACGCGGGTGCAGGCCCACTTCAAAGCGGCGACGAATCGGCCCCCGGTTTGGTCTGTGAATCCGTTTAGCCAGCCGGCCTTGGATGCCGGCCAAGGTATTTCAGGCACGGTTTCGACGAACGCCTCGGACCCGAATGGCGACGCCATCACATTCGCCAAAGCTAATGGACCCGGTTGGCTCAGCGTTGCCGCCAATGGGACGCTTTCGGGCACGCCACTTTCAGCCGACATCGGCACCAATGTTTTCCTGGTGAGCGCCACGGACCCTGGCGGATTGAGCAGCACCGCCACTCTCGACATTGCGGTTAATCCGGGGCCGCCGATCAATGCCGCCTTTTCCCTCGAAACCACGAATCTGTTGCTGAGCTGGAACGGAGGGATTGGACCTTATAGCATCCAGATGGCTACCAACCTGGATAATCCGAATTGGCAAACCATCCTGACGATGTTCAGCGCAACCAATTTGGTCTTAACCCCCAGCAACGCCGCGGGATTTTACCGGATCATAGGACAATAG
- a CDS encoding MazG family protein, with product MESKRARKYTLPAARHKQEASALDDLLRIMARLRAPAGCPWDREQDHHTLRWHAVEEAYELIDAIESRDDHELEEELGDLLLQVVFHCQLARERGAFDFENVTRHIADKLVRRHPHVFGDAQVKDVDEVWANWDKIKRAEKHGTVRARPSVLDGIPKHLPALMRAEKLVKKARRANLAPAAPVANRSRRRLANELFELVTCAQSKGWSAEDLLRSETERRERAWRKVESARLSNPQR from the coding sequence GTGGAATCAAAACGTGCTCGGAAATACACACTTCCCGCTGCAAGGCACAAACAGGAGGCCAGCGCCCTCGACGACCTGCTGCGCATCATGGCGCGATTGCGCGCCCCTGCCGGTTGTCCCTGGGACCGAGAGCAGGACCACCACACCCTGCGCTGGCACGCCGTCGAGGAGGCCTATGAACTCATCGACGCCATCGAATCCCGCGATGATCACGAACTCGAAGAGGAGTTGGGCGATTTGCTTCTGCAAGTTGTGTTCCATTGCCAACTGGCCCGGGAACGGGGCGCTTTTGATTTTGAAAACGTCACGCGGCACATTGCTGACAAATTAGTCCGGCGCCATCCGCATGTATTTGGCGATGCCCAGGTCAAGGATGTGGATGAAGTCTGGGCCAATTGGGACAAGATCAAACGTGCCGAGAAGCACGGGACGGTTCGCGCGCGGCCTTCGGTTCTCGATGGAATCCCCAAACATCTTCCTGCTCTGATGCGGGCTGAAAAGCTGGTGAAGAAGGCGCGCCGGGCCAATCTGGCGCCTGCGGCACCCGTAGCCAACCGTTCTCGGCGCCGGTTAGCCAACGAGCTGTTCGAGTTGGTCACCTGCGCCCAATCCAAAGGCTGGTCAGCAGAGGACCTGTTGCGTTCTGAAACGGAACGCCGCGAGCGCGCCTGGCGCAAAGTGGAATCCGCCAGATTATCCAATCCGCAACGCTGA
- the proB gene encoding glutamate 5-kinase, which produces MRSSLVKSATRIVVKLGTGVLTDSRKAPDLAQMEQLAGQIADQRKAGKEIVLVSSGAVGSGMGLLGYAKRPSELAELQACAAVGQSRLMATYEKLFAAFGLAVAQILLTHEDLEHHERHLNARNTLVSLLRHGVIPIVNENDVVSFTELKFGDNDKLSALVASLLPADLLVILTTVDGLMENFGGTNPRVLHLVEKIDSKIERIAGGTDSATAVGGMASKIQAAKIAVRSGIPLVIASGKKKQALARALAGQEEGTLFLPHPTGLQGRKRWIAFFHYPKGALFVDAGAKKALRENGKSLLPPGIARCEGEFNAGEVVRICDSDGTEFARGIAGFDSEQIEAGGLKRVEVVHRDNLVIL; this is translated from the coding sequence GTGCGTTCGAGCCTCGTCAAAAGCGCCACGCGCATCGTGGTCAAGCTGGGTACCGGTGTTCTGACCGACAGCCGGAAGGCGCCGGACCTGGCCCAAATGGAGCAGTTGGCGGGTCAAATCGCCGACCAGCGAAAAGCAGGCAAAGAAATCGTGCTCGTCTCCTCGGGGGCCGTGGGTTCGGGGATGGGATTGCTGGGCTACGCGAAAAGGCCCTCGGAGTTGGCCGAACTCCAGGCCTGCGCCGCGGTGGGCCAATCCCGATTGATGGCCACTTATGAAAAGCTCTTTGCCGCCTTTGGGCTGGCAGTTGCTCAAATCCTTCTGACCCATGAAGACCTCGAACATCATGAAAGGCACCTCAACGCGCGCAATACCCTGGTCAGTTTGTTGCGCCACGGGGTCATCCCTATCGTCAATGAGAACGATGTCGTTTCCTTTACTGAATTGAAATTCGGCGACAACGATAAACTTTCGGCGCTGGTTGCCTCGTTGCTCCCTGCCGACCTGCTGGTCATTCTAACCACCGTGGACGGCCTGATGGAGAATTTCGGTGGGACTAATCCTCGAGTGCTTCATCTCGTTGAAAAAATCGACAGCAAGATCGAGAGAATAGCCGGAGGCACTGACAGCGCAACGGCTGTGGGCGGAATGGCGTCCAAAATCCAGGCTGCCAAAATTGCCGTGCGCTCGGGCATCCCGCTGGTTATTGCATCAGGAAAGAAGAAACAGGCTCTGGCTCGGGCACTGGCCGGCCAGGAGGAGGGCACGCTTTTCCTGCCGCATCCCACCGGCCTGCAAGGGCGCAAACGGTGGATAGCCTTTTTCCACTATCCCAAAGGCGCCTTGTTTGTTGATGCCGGCGCAAAGAAGGCCCTGCGCGAAAATGGCAAGAGCCTCCTCCCTCCCGGCATTGCGCGATGCGAGGGGGAATTCAACGCCGGAGAGGTGGTGCGCATCTGCGACTCCGACGGCACAGAGTTTGCCCGGGGAATAGCCGGGTTCGATTCCGAGCAGATCGAAGCCGGCGGACTGAAACGAGTCGAGGTGGTGCACCGGGATAATCTGGTGATACTGTGA
- a CDS encoding M42 family metallopeptidase — protein MREPSLDFLRRLVNTPSPVGHEARGQRVWLDYAREFADETFSDTYGNCVAVLNKGGAPRLMLSGHADEIAMAVNFINDEGFVYVRKMGGVDAAITKAQRVLIHTRTGPLKGVVGNVAPHLMREEKDAKPPKIHELFIDIGASSRKEAEKLVRVGDPITLADEFDLLRNDLAVARAFDNRVGTFAVAEALRLLRESKRKLQAEVCAVSNVQEEVGLLGARQIAYSLKPDIALVVDVTHATDYPTVNKPQHGDVKVGRGPAITHGGCNHPEVVARIEQAARSKKIALQHEAMSASSGTDTDAIFWTRGGIASALISLPNRYMHSPVEVVSLADLEKIPELLAAFALSLKKGEGFKVKI, from the coding sequence ATGCGCGAACCATCACTTGATTTTCTGAGAAGACTGGTCAATACGCCCAGTCCTGTGGGCCACGAGGCGCGCGGGCAACGGGTTTGGCTCGATTACGCCCGCGAGTTTGCCGATGAGACCTTCTCTGATACTTATGGCAACTGCGTGGCTGTGCTCAATAAGGGCGGGGCCCCGCGCCTGATGCTGTCAGGCCACGCCGATGAAATCGCCATGGCTGTTAATTTTATCAATGACGAGGGTTTTGTTTATGTGCGAAAGATGGGTGGTGTGGACGCGGCGATCACCAAGGCCCAGCGCGTGTTGATCCACACCCGCACCGGGCCGCTCAAGGGCGTGGTCGGCAATGTCGCTCCTCATCTGATGCGAGAGGAAAAGGACGCCAAACCACCCAAAATACACGAGCTGTTCATCGATATCGGCGCCAGCAGTCGAAAAGAAGCAGAGAAACTGGTGCGAGTCGGGGACCCAATTACCCTGGCGGACGAATTTGACCTGTTGCGCAATGATTTGGCGGTCGCTCGCGCGTTTGATAATCGGGTTGGGACCTTTGCCGTGGCGGAGGCGCTGAGGTTATTACGTGAATCCAAGCGCAAATTGCAGGCAGAGGTCTGCGCTGTTTCCAACGTGCAGGAGGAAGTGGGTCTATTGGGCGCGCGGCAGATAGCCTACTCGCTCAAGCCGGACATTGCGCTGGTGGTGGATGTTACCCATGCGACCGATTACCCTACGGTCAACAAACCGCAGCACGGAGATGTGAAAGTGGGAAGAGGCCCCGCCATTACGCATGGCGGCTGCAATCATCCCGAAGTCGTTGCCCGCATCGAACAGGCCGCCAGGAGCAAGAAGATAGCGTTGCAACACGAGGCGATGTCCGCCAGCAGCGGGACCGATACCGATGCGATCTTCTGGACGCGCGGTGGGATAGCCAGCGCCCTCATCAGCCTGCCCAACCGCTACATGCATTCGCCCGTCGAGGTCGTCAGCCTGGCGGACCTGGAGAAAATCCCCGAATTGCTCGCGGCCTTTGCCTTATCGTTGAAAAAAGGTGAGGGGTTCAAGGTGAAGATTTAG